Proteins from a genomic interval of Bradyrhizobium sp. CCBAU 53340:
- a CDS encoding DUF2849 domain-containing protein, whose product MTSPLEQKKIKIAGPSVVTANRTWDGIVVYRTAAKSWSADLLEAAIVRNSDEAKALLAESVADDVGAIGPYIAPVQVGDDGKIEPGNLREQIRRTGVTIGQSAQV is encoded by the coding sequence ATGACCTCCCCGCTCGAACAGAAGAAGATCAAGATCGCCGGCCCCTCGGTCGTGACCGCCAACCGAACCTGGGACGGCATCGTGGTGTACCGCACCGCCGCCAAGAGCTGGTCCGCGGATCTCTTGGAAGCCGCGATCGTGCGCAACTCCGACGAGGCCAAGGCGTTGCTTGCGGAATCCGTCGCCGATGACGTCGGCGCGATCGGTCCCTATATCGCTCCTGTGCAGGTCGGCGACGACGGCAAGATCGAACCCGGCAATCTGCGCGAACAGATCCGCCGCACCGGTGTGACCATCGGTCAGTCGGCCCAGGTTTAA